A region of the Echeneis naucrates chromosome 15, fEcheNa1.1, whole genome shotgun sequence genome:
aacctCCAGTGAACAGACTCGCGTTTAACttcattttaacaaattaaaacGTGTCATTGTTATTCCGATGTTCGTGTTTGCTCCTGAAATATCGCGATTTTTACAGCTGTTAACAAAAATCCCCCTGTTTTACTGGAAATGGTTTCGTCCGTACTGGCGCGAAATGGATTAACCCCGCCCATCCATATGAGTCAAGTCGCCCTGAAAACGAAAGAAGCGGAAGTCCTTGGGAACGTCAGAATAAGAAACCACACCAGCCTCTTCAGGCAACTTTCCATGTAAACCGGTGTTAAacggttttattttgaaaggctcCGTCCGGCTGTTTCCTCGGTGTTCTCCGACGCTTCTGGCGGCTGAAGATCGGGACCCGAGAGCGTGGAGTCCAGACCGGCAGAATCCGAACCAGCATAGTCCAGACCGGCAGAGCCCAGAACGGCAGAGTCCGAACCGGCAGAGCCCAGACCGGCAGAATCCGAACCAGCAGAGTCCAGACCGGCAGAGTCCGAATCAGCAGAGTCCAGAACGGCAGAGTCCGAACCGGCAGAGTCCGAACCAGCAGATGTTTCATATCTGAAGAGCTCTAAACaaactgtctttgtgtgtctctggtcTGGTGAATCAGTCGGTTGTGTAACTCTGAAAAGTTGTTTTGTCTTATTAAAGTCagttttctgacagaaaaacattaaaaactaaatatcaGCTTTTCTGCAGGAAGCAATGAGCAGGTGAGTGAAATGTTTGATATCACAACAGTCTGTTCAtaagtttaattattttaataatttcctgTCTGAAAGTTTAAAAGATGAATGTTTAGGTAGAAGTTCGAAGTCTGCatgttgaatatttaatgaaacaGCATGTTAACCCTTTAAACAGTGGGAGTTaacactgtttgtgttattgtggtaATTTAAGGGGGTCAGCGGTGCAGGAGACAGTGACTGCAGGGCtgattgtgttgttgatgtcaGTGTTAACACTGTGTTGgtctgattgtgttgtttttgtgtggacAGTGTGAAGGCAGGAAGTCGTAGTGTGTCTCCTCACTGTCCCAAACCGGACGAGCCCGAGGAGCCTCTGGGCACCACCATGGAGACTGAAGCTGCCAAAGGTCAGCGACCCCCCAGGAGCTACTGCTCTTTAGCtatgagatgatgatgatgatggtggtggtggtagtaaCCTTCATTCACTTTTTAAAGCCTCATTCAGGCTCttctgttttgtaatttttaaaatgtctctaaATGGTCAGGCGTTCTGCTCATTCTTCGGAGCAgtcatgatgaaaaatcagctccaaagcctctaatgctctaaatatctgattgctATGGTTTGAAAAGAAGTGTCCCAACTGGGTCTTAACTATCGCTGTTGTTTCTTTGAAGATGTCAGTGTGAAATGTGAGAGTGTGTCATCTGAAGTTGTCATCACAaaggaaatggaggaagaggagaagcagcTGATGGAAGAAGGcgagaggaaagagaaggagatgaTGGAAAAGGTCTGTTTGGTTTTCGAAAGACTCTTATTGTGCTGAGTGACAGCGGTGAGCTTCTCCCCTGATTGGTCAGAAGGACCTGAAGCCTCTCAGTCCATTTCACCGAAATGATTTGGGAGAAAGTTGTGTACTGTGGTCATTTGTGTgtagtgatgtgtgtgtgtgtgttgttcctcTGAAGGCCCGGGAGACGTGGCAGAAAGACTCTCACAACATGCGCTTTAAGAGGCTGCAGCATCTCCTGCAGAAGAGCAACATCTACTCCAAGTTCCTGTTGACTAAAATGGAGCAGCAACAGAACGAGGTAGAGTTTGTGTGAACTGCAACGCAACCATGAGTGACGAGGTGTTGCTCCTGCAGATGCTCACgttctgtttcttcatttcaggAGAAACTAAGAAAGGAGAAACtagagaagaagaacaagaaggtGAGGAGCATTTGATTCACACACCTGAGCATCACATCAGAGGAAGTTAAGATGATTGATTAAAGATGGTTTCTGTGTTTGATGCAGGGCACCAACAAGGCTGAACCTGAGAAAGGTGAGTCCATCCTGACTGACTCGTCGATGAAGTAACTCAGTTTTATTGATGATACTAATTTTAAATGAGCCAAACTCggtgtgatgtttgtttgtttttgtttttttttctccagagaaaaagaagagaaggagggatgaAGACTATAAAATTTCAGACATCATGTCAAAAGAAGtaagatttttgatttttttttttttttttaaattattattattattattttcctcttctgctcATGTTCCATTTACTCATATCTCAAgttgctggattttttttttcttcaggaaaTCATGTCACAGGCTAAGAAAGCAAAAGTGGAGGCAGCGGTAAGGGATGATTTTGTCCTTAATTTTTGATGATTTGTATTTTAAGCCTCTGTTGGGGGcccaaaggttttttttatccaaaccTACATCTCAAACCTGTGACGTTAGGACGAGGGCCCGGTCCAGAAGAAACTAGAAGCTGAGGACATTGAGAAAATGAGCGACTCAAACCAAGACATCAAAAACCGGCTGTCAGAGACGGTGCGAGACAATGCTAAGCACCTGCTGGACCCTAACAGGATGGTCAACGGCGAGCCGGTCCCTGCTCAGCAGCCACAGCTCTTCACTGGGGGGGTCATGAGGTGGTACCAGATCGAGGGCATCGAGTGGTTGAGGGTGAGTCAAGTGACCTCAAAAGGGAAATTAATTAAGgtattttctgtgtggactaAACCGCCCTGTTGTCTCTTCACTGTTCCAGATGCTGTGGGAGAATGGCATCAACGGGATCCTGGCGGATGAGATGGGCCTGGGGAAGACCATCCAGTGCATCGCTCACATTGCCATGATGATTGAAAAGAAAGTCATGGGCCCCTTCCTGGTGGTGGCGCCGCTCTCCACCCTGCCCAATTGGATCAATGAGTTCAAACGCTTCACGCCAGAGGTGAGAGGATGACCAGGTCTTTTCAAGTCTCACCTGGTCCCTTCCAGTCTGACCTGgtcttgtgtgtttgtcccaGGTATCTGTGGTCCTCTATCACGGCCCCCAGGCAGAGAGGGCCCAAAAACTGAAGCAGATCCGTAGACCTCAGGGGCTCCTCAGCATGTGTCCTGTGGTCATCACCTCCTTTGAGATATCTATGATTGACAGGAAGTTTCTCCAGGTAAGATCCTAGCAGGGATCACATCTGGGAGGGAGGCTCTGGGAAAGGATTAACAAGGAACGATTATCAATCATTTCTTGATTTATTGACTCCTTGCGTGATGCGACTCTTGCTGGAACAGTCAAACTGATGATAGAGAGAAGGCTCAATGTACTGATAAGTCTGTTAACTTCCTGTTGTGTCTCCAGCGTTTCCACTGGAAGTATCTGATTGTGGACGAAGGCCATCGCATCAAAAACCTTAACTGTCGTCTGGTGAGGGAGCTGAAGGTGCTTCCCACCGacaacaagctgctgctgacgGGGACGCCGCTGCAGAACAACCTTGCTGAGCTCTGGTCCCTCCTCAACTTCCTGCTGCCGGAGGTGTTTGATGACCTTGAGAGGTATTTCCTTTTGATTATTGATAAGTGGAAAGCAGATCAGTTCTGCTGCTTAACCCTTTCAGAGCCAAATGAAGTCTCTactgtttttttatgttattgtaaaaatacaaaacagcctCATGTTCTCGTAGTTGAGGTTGAACTTGTGGCTCAGATGTGAAGTCCTGTCATGTTTCCTGTGCAGCTTTGAATCATGGTTTGACATCAACACTCTTGGGGAGGCTGAGAGTGTCGTGGTTGCTGAGCGCGAGCAGAACATCCTGAGCATGTTGCACCAGGTCAGTGTCAGCgttcctctgcagctccttccAACTGTCAGTGTCTGCTGTGGAACACTCTCCCTCCAAGTTCTTAGGGTTCTGCAGGTCCTAAAGGTTCTGGCTCATTTCAGATTCTGACTCCGTTCTTGCTGAGGAGGTTGAAAACAGATGTGACGCTGGAAGTTCCTCCAAAGAAGGAGATAATCGTTTACGCCCCTCTGACGGCCAAACAGGAGTTGTTTTACACCGCCGTGGTCAACAAGACCATCACCAAGACGCTGGGCTTGGAAAAGGTAATGCCATGTTGGATTCACTGACCTGGTCTCAAAGTGAACCTTGGGAGAAATTAAACTTTGGAGATCAAAAGTCAGGGTCACTGTGACctgattaaaacacacagagtaCCTTAATGACATCTCTCTAAAGTCTGGCCTGATGCGAACCAGACCTGTTGAGTTACTGCAGTGTGTTAATGTGATATAGAGACCTGAATTATGATGAAGCTCAACCCTCCTCATCACTATCATGATACGAGCAATCAATAATGGTGTTAATTTCCTGatgttctgcagacagaaactCCCATGGAGCTGACAATGAGTGGCAGACCGAAGCGTAGAGGTCGAAAGGTGGTGGACTACAAAGAGACAGAGTCAGACACACCCCGCGGTCTGGAGAAGTATCTGGAGAGTCTTTACAAGGAGCCCGAGCAAAGGTAAGCACCGCCCACACGTATGTCGTCCTCCTGACGACTCCATGTGTCTCAGTCTGACCGTCTTCTCCGCTTAAAGATCTATGCCGGTGCTGGACATCAAGACCAAGCTGGACTCTCAGGTCACCCTGAAGCTGCAGAACATCCTGATGGTGCTGAAGAGATGCTGCAACCACCCCTACCTGGTGGAGTACCCACTGGACCCTGTCACACAGGAGTTTAAggtaatgcccccccccccccccccccccattgccCTGAAAAGATTCAACAGGTTCACTTCTTTTTCCTGAGACTTCATCATATATTTTCCTTGTCCCCCAACAGATAGATGAGCAGTTGGTGCAGAGTTCGGGGAAGTTGCTCATCTTGGACAGACTTTTACCAGCTCTGAAAGAACGAGGACACAAGGTGAGACAGGAACCAGCAGCTACATCGTCTGACTCAGGTCGAggtggtcctggtcctgatcctcGAGGACTGATCCGTGATCAGTGGTTTACTCGGTGCTGTTGTAGAGCTCAGGTGTCTCAGTTTAGTCCGTCCTGATGTGTTGGGTGTCTTTGTGATCCAGGTCCTGATCTTCAGTCAGATGACGTCCATCTTGGATATTCTGATGGATTACTGCTTCCTGCGCGGCTTCCAGTTCAGCCGCCTGGATGGTTCGATGTCATACGCCGACAGAGATGAAAACGTGAGATTCACATTTTGACTTGAGCCGGCACAGTGTCGggctgcagttgtgtgtcttctctgatcttcttctttgttttgacatcatcaccttcttctcCCTCAGATGTCCAAGTTTTCACAAGATCCGGAAGTTTTTCTGTTCCTCCTCAGCACCAGAGCTGGAGGTCTGGGGATCAACCTGACGGCCGCCGACACCGTCATCATCTTTGACAGTGACTGGGTGGGTGACACATTATCCATCATCAATGCTGGAggtacttcctgtttgtgtttgcaattGAGACAGTGTGTGctgataccccccccccccccccccccccgattaACAGAACCCCCAGGCGGACCTGCAGGCCCAGGATCGCTGTCATCGCATCGGTCAGACAAAACCGGTGCTGGTTTATCGTCTGGTCACTGTTAACACCATCGATGAGAAGATCCTGGAGAGAGCATCAGCCaagaggaagctggagcagATGGTCATTCACAAGAGTCAGTCActacgcacacatgcacacaccagcATTACATCAGTAGGCCTGGAAACTCTGGATCAAGTGCTGAGGTGCTTTCTGACACTTCTTGTTCTTCCCCAGATAAGTTCAAAGGCGGGAAGGCAGAGTTGAATCAAAGTAAAAGCTGCATTGATCTGGACGAGTTGATGGACCTGCTGAAAGCCCAAGGCGCAGAGAAGTAAGACCAGAACCTGACCTGGACTCGGCTTTTGTTGTCAACGTTAAAGCCTCCAATTAGCTTTCAGGCCCAAAATGAGTATTTATTGAGTGGTTAGGTTCAATATGGCTGCTCCTTATCGTCAGCTGAACATGTCCAGTTAATGAGTCGGGGAGTCACGAAGCTCCGCCCCTTgggaagatgttttttttttttttttcaccaatcTTACttacacttaaaataaaaaataagaacgAGCAGTTTAGCTCTCGATGGCTGAAGCGCCCAGATTTGGTTTGACTGAAGTTAACCCCTTTTCATCAAGCATTCCGCCCACTTTTGCTCAACTATGCAAGAATTCCAGCGGATCCTGAAAGCTGAGCTGTTGCGCTTCCCAGCCAATATTGGGTCACTACGGTAATTCCACTTGCACTTTTGACGAAAGCTGGCGAATCTGCTCCTTTGTCATTTACTGTTAATACATTAtgtgttctggaaaaatggcaCTGACAAGACACCTTCTGGCCCTTTTTATGGTTAAATTAAGCAAAAGGTCCAGGTGGACAAGAGGAATCTTAAGtgttaaaaggtaaaaaaaaaaaaatcatgatttgattcattcaCTTGATGCAACTATCTGGAGGGACTTTTaggctctgtctctgtttgttggaaAAACATATGAATGCTGATGAAAGCACCCCTCCACTGTGTCTCttcctgatgacatcactccTTTTGAGCTCTGTCTGAGCAGAAAGACAAACTGGACCTCTAGAAATAAATCACTGGACTAGAATCAGCTGGTTCTGGTGGAAACCAGGAGAGTAACTTGTTGGTTTGTTGCCTCAGACAGGTGAAGGCGTCGAAGGGGAAGGTGATCAGTGACAAGGATCTGGAGGCTTTACTGGACCGCAGCGACTTACTGGGTGAGGaggcacaacaacaacatggatgGATGAGTGAAGTCGGTGTTTGAATCTGGTCTCTGTCCTTCCTGACTTTAAAATTCTTCTGTTTTGGTCTTGTGTCTTTCAGAAAAAGGGAAGAGCGGTGTGAAGAAGGAGAAGGTTGGCGTCTTCAGGGTGATCGATGCTGAAGAGTCGTCAGAGATCTCGCTGACCTGAACTGGAGACGACTTGGCTGACGTCGTCATGGTGACTAAAACATCACCAAACTGCTGTGTATCAAAACCGTATATTTTGTCCTTCGCTGCCTTGTTCAGCTTTAATAAGCTCTGATGGTTGGACTGTAACCATCGATCGTATGGCCTGACTCCTCCCTGTCAGGAAGCTCCACCCACTTTATTATTTGTGGAGAGAGGCcgtctctgttgttgtttaatgTGGATCTCCttctttagcttttttttttttttttccccactctgaTGATTAAAAATCATCTAACGATGTTGTAATTAAAGCACTTTCATGCAGGTCAAGTAAACATGTTCTTTCCTCTTTGATATAAATAATTTTgtactgaaataaaaactttgtgttgtttgaccTGATTTCTGAGGCTGAACAGAACTGATTGTTTCATCAGTGACTTTGTGGTTTATCTCTGAAAGCTCCCGTAAAATGAAACTGACTGTAACAAAGATGACATGTAACTTTTTGtagtaaaacaaaagaaaataaaagaacacaaaacaactgATTGTATCTTTGTGAAGCTACAGAATATGACGAGTAACTTCAAAATATAAGCCCTAAAACTTTAATAAAGGAAATTGCAtctaaataacaaataaacataatCAAATACACTAGGTGTTTGTGGTCAGACTGAGCTGAACAGTTCAGTTACAGCTGGATATGAAACAAATCTGAGGTCGTTTCCACAGATCATGTTAAGCTGTGAGGGGCGTGGCCTTTTCCAGCCTCAGTTACACCTGCAGAACATGATTCAGTTTTCTATTCCAGGTCAGTATTTACTATGAAAAGTGTAATATATGGAAGCACGATGAGAGAGTGGACATCATGTTTCAGTCCGACTTCTCTGTCTTACCTTCTGTCTcctgtaaatataaatattgaaaaaaaaaactttcatgaTTCAACGAAAAACTAGGCACACCCTTAGTTTGAAATTACCCAATAAAAGTAAAGACAATCAAAGGTCTTGAGTtgccttttcaaaataaatctcaAAAGGACATCCTGCTCCTTTTCCTGAAGACAATGGAGGATGGTGCTGCGTTCACTGACAGCCCTTTGTGCTTTGAAGTTGGTGCTTCCTGTTGTGGTTCCTTTAAGAGCAACGAAGGGTGTGGTCACATGGCTCTGTTACCTGCACAGGTGAGTCAGGACTCAGACTGTGAGGTTGAGTCGAGTGAACATCAGTGTCTGTTTCAGCCGTGTTTCCTGCGTTGGCCATTGAAGAGCCTTCGGCTCTCAGAGTCGTGACGCCATGGAGCGACTGAAGTTGGTCCTGCAGTATTTCCAGTCCAACTCCGAGTCCATCTCCAACGGGATCTGCATCATCCTGGCCCTGGTCAGCGTCAAACTCTACACCAGCTTCGACTTCAACTGCCCCTGCCTCCCCCAGTACAACAAGCTGTACTCGCTGGGTGTCATGATCATCCCTCccatcatcctcttcttcctggGCATCCTGGTCAACAGACACACGGGTGTCATGATGGACGAGTGGATGAGACCGACAGGGAACAGGTCCAAGAATCCAGCTGTGGTGAAGTGAGTCTGTCGCCTCCTTAAACTCCTGATTCAGTCTGATGCTTTGGCCATTTTGTTCCTTCGTCCTAACGAGGATACGCAGATCCATCACTGACCGACTTCCTGTTTATTTGTCTGCTGactctttgttttttcaagaatgcaaacaattttgtttttatctaatCTAATGGTTTTTGGGTCTGACCTGCCACCGGCCCCCAGGTACCTGTTCTCAGCCATGATGCAGAGGGCCCTGCTGGCCCCCATGGTCTGGATCCTGGTCACTCTGTTGGATGGAAAGATCTTCATCTGTGCCTTCAGTGTCACCGTGGACCCAGGTCTTTTTTCAGGTACTGGTtctcctggtccaggtctgtcCTGGtttgtcctggtctgtcctggtctgtcctggtttGTCATGGTCTGTCCTGGTTTGTCCTGGtttgtcctggtctgtcctggtctgtcctggtttgtcctggtctgtcctggtttGTCCTGGTTTgttctggtctgtcctggtctgtcctgtgtTTCTTCAGGTTTGCCAAACAGCACTGGTCTGGAGGTGATCCGGATCATGGCTAAAGTTCCCTGTAAAGAAGATGTGATCTTCAAGAACAGCTCATTCCGTAAAGCCGTGTCACGTTACATCCGCTGCTACTCTCAggtcaacaacacaacacaacacaacacaataccaCAGCAACATGAGATGACTTTATActacatttaaacacacaccttTTAATCCGTTGGGGGTCGGGCCCACACCTGGTCTGGTCAGATACAGGACTGAgtcctataaaaaaaaaaaggaactagGGTTTTGCTCAAATCAAAGTCTGAGAACtaaacacacagtacacacacaaatgcacacaatacaaacaaaacacacaattcaaagacagacaaagacaaatgtgaGTCATTGTCCCAGCTGAGCTTTTGTCACgtgtgtacacacagacatgcactgAGATACTGATCCTTTGTCCCCGTCCAGGCTGTGGGCTGGtccatcctcctctttctcatcaTACTGGGAGCCCTGGGCCGCCTCGTCAAGCCGTGTTTCGACGACCACGCCACCTTCCTGCAGACGCGTTATTGGAGCAACTACCTGGACATGGAGCAGAAGCTCTTCGATGAGACCTGCGTCCTTCACGCTCGTGAATTCGCCCAGAATTGTGTGGTGCAGTTCTTTGAGGACATGAGGGAGGACACCATCTTCCGTCTTCCTCACCCGCCCATCATCAGCAAGTTCCTGGAcgggtgggaggaggaggaggaagagcgaCTTCACGGGATAACAAAGCAGGAGCAGATGGACCAGCTGCTCAACAAGTGGTTCTACAGCAAACCGGAGCTGGACGTGACCCGCATCGCACACAGACCCAGGACCTGCGTCACCTGGGAGGACCGCGACAGGAAGATTTTATACTCTGATGTCTAGGACACGCCGAGCAGGATGTAGATGATcttaggtcaaaggtcaaaggtccaCGCAGCATTCAGATCCGTCAAACTGCCTTAATTCAGTTGGATCTAACTCGGTTCGTCCATTGACTTCTattcagtgacctttgacctctcacgTGTATTCTGGGGGTTGatgttgttcttgtgttttgatGACTTGATGATGTTGAAGTAGATTTGATTTTCTGCAGTTCGTTgtctatttgtcttttttttgactctctgtctgtatgtttgcaTCTCCTTCAATTTCTCTGGTTATTTGAATTTGTGGGTTTGAGTTGATTTTactaacaaacacaaaaatgcaaatgaaagttTAGAACAAACAGACTCAAAGTCAGTTTGTTAATACAATCTGACTCAGCTGATTcagtgtctgtaggtctgatgTTTGGTTCCTTCAGCCCCCCCGCTCCTTCTCCAACACATGTTTTCACTTACACACCacgttttttccttttttccattgGGAGGAGTCTGACTGAATGAAGAGGAAGCTGCTCATTTTCAGCCTCACAGTCGACTTTCTGTCGCGGACTTGAAagttttcttcatattttgttGGTTTGGATGTTTCTGCTGGACTTGAAAGGCTGAGTCACATGACCTGCCTCAGGAAACGGCCTGTGTGAGTTTGCGTGACTGTTGGACAGGAACTCTTTGTTTGAGTCTTTTCTCAGTCTGCTTCAATCTGTGTCTGTTGACTGGTAGAGGAACAATAGAAGTGAACTCCCTTCATCTTGTAGCAGCTGCTGTTCatcagtttccttttctttgtgtccCTTCAATTTAACTGTCAGTAAACAcccaacatggctgctgctgcactcgTCACAGAAAATTTTAAGTTTGTGTCGCTCTTCTTCAAGAGTAAAGATGTGATGATCTTTAACGGTCTGATTGCTCTGGGGACAGTTGCCGGACAGTCTGCGTACACCGTGTTTGCCTTTCATTGCCCATGCGCTTCAGGGAGGAACTACTGCTACGGCTTAGCGGCCATTGGCGTTCCAGCACTGGCTTTTTTCCTGGTGGGAATAATGCTGAACAAGAGGACGTGGGACCTGGTTTCCGAGTGCCGCCTCAGAAAGTGCCGGAAGCTGTCGGCAGCCACTGCCTTCGCACTGCTGGGAAGCATCGTAGGTCGAGCTGTGGTGGCGCCGCTCACCTGGGTGGTCATCTCTTTGTTGCACGGCCAGGCGTACACGTGCGCTCTCAGTGAGTTTGTTGATCCTAGCACCCTGAAGAACTTCCCAccaggtcaggggtcagaggtcatggcTAGATTGTCGTGTCCAGGAGGCGTTCCAGAGGCAGTGCAGAGTTTCTGGGTGGAAGTTGAGCGTCAACTGAAATATGAATCTCAGGTAGTGAAGAActtcctgctttgtgtttgtctcttgtgTGTTCAGTTGTCAGATGCTGTCACCACAGAGATGAGGCGGTCAGGTGATGCTCTGAGGTGGTAACACTGTGTGTTGTTTgcagctgattggctggctgcTGCTGGCAGGAAGTTCTGTGATCATCTTCCTCATCATGTGTCTGAAGCGCTGCTCCTCCCCCCTCGGATACCTGCAGGAGGACTACTGGTCCCAGTATCGCCACAGTGAGAACACCCTGTTTGAGCGCACGGCCGCCGTCCACACCAACTTCTTGGCTGCCCAGAACGTGAAGAGCTTCTTTGGCTTCGTGGCTCTGGAGAAGGAGGAGCGGGAGCAGCTGGATGGACTCCAGAGTCTTCGTCCAATCAACAGCACCGATTGGAACAGAATAACAGGCGTCTACCTGTACCGGGAGAAGAACGGCCTGCCGCTCTACAGCCGGCTCAACAAATGGGCCACGTACAGCCTTGAGAACAATGTGGAGGCCCTGGAGAAAGAGATGGACGTCCTCAGCTGACAGGCCCCGCCCCCAGTCCTCCATCACTTTAACCTGAACAGCCTCACGAGACCACAACAGTTTTAAGTCCAGACTAGAGACAGGATGGACCTTTAACATGGGAGTCTATGGGACGGACCAACTAACTGCTGGACTCTAGTGGTCTGGACTCAGTCACTGCTGGATCTGGACTCTGATGGGAATCCGTCTGCTTCTTCCTGAAACAAACattctgacaaacacacacacagtttttgaCACTTTGACTTTGTTTGGACGATGAGATGTGTTTTTCATCTCTTAAGGCCTTCAGGAGGACACACTCCATCAGGTGCTTGACTCCAACACTGAAAAATCTGCTGCTTTGaccttttttgttctttcagctTTCATTGTGGTGTGGCCTACTTTGGTTCAGTGTAGAATTGTGTTGAAAACTTTAAGAGACTTTATGTAAAGTTCTGTTTAAGTCATAttctatatataatatttatagtCCGTACTGTCACATTCTGTCCTACTTAAGAACTTTTGGGAGAAAATTTGAATGTTACTTCTCAGGATGTCAGAAATATCTCATacctctgcttttctgttttgaataaataattgaCCTGTTTTTGACTTTGTAAGATGAtccaaaaatcaaatcaataaaattcCTGAATGAAAATACACCCAGGGAGtttttgacaataaaaaaattggaGTTGACAGATTCCATCgaaacaagagaagaagaaatattgtTTACATCTGGCAGGATGGGCGGGGCCAAGGGGGTGGCATGGTGCGCCACAGGACAGATCTTCAATCTCATTGGATACCCCAAGTGCTTGATTGGCTGTTGTGTGACTGTATTGGTTATTaagctgacatttttttttacaaaaacacattactGCTTTAATATGTATTTTAAGAAGGAAATCTGTTTTTTAATATGGCCTTCtcattgtgacatttaaaatctAACCTGTGAATGTTCTTTAAGGGCACATCCGAACTGACgtcactgtcactgtttctGTTCACGTGTGACGTTTCATATGACGTCCCACGACCGGGTCATGTGACAGTGACCTTTGATGGTCCCTGCTGCAGTTCGGCCTCCCGCCACAAGATGACGGAAGAACAAACctgagaaaaaaggaaattttaaCTGCGCATGTGCAAAAGTTCGGCTGATTCTGGCGGGCTGTTTCAAAACAATCAAGATGGAGTTTCTGTCCGCGCTGCAGCTCCTGAAGATACACGAAGTCCCGGAcggtgagactgtgtgtgtgtgtgtctgtctgtctgtctgtctgtctttctgtgtctgtctgtctgtctttctgtgtgtgtgtctgtgtgtctgtctgtctgtctgtctgtctttctgtgtctgtctgtctgtctttctgtgtgtgtgtgtgtgtgtgtgtgtctgtctgtctgtctgtctgtctgtctttctgtgtgtgtgtgtgtgtctgtctgtctgtctgtctgtctgtctgtgtctgtgtctgtctgtctgtctttctgtgtctgtgtctgtctgtctgtctttctgtgtctgtgtctgtctgtctgtctttctgtgtgtgtgtctgtgtctgtctgtctgtctgtctgtctgtctgtctgtctgtctgtctttctgtgtgtgtgtctgtgtctgtctgtctgtctgtctttctgtgtgtgtgtctgtgtctgtctgtctgtctgtctttctgtgtgtgtgtctgtctgtctgtctgtctgtctttctgtgtgtgtgtctgtgtgtctgt
Encoded here:
- the calhm3 gene encoding calcium homeostasis modulator protein 3 isoform X1 yields the protein MERLKLVLQYFQSNSESISNGICIILALVSVKLYTSFDFNCPCLPQYNKLYSLGVMIIPPIILFFLGILVNRHTGVMMDEWMRPTGNRSKNPAVVKYLFSAMMQRALLAPMVWILVTLLDGKIFICAFSVTVDPGLFSGTGSPGPGLSWFVLVCPGLSWFVMVCPGLSWFVLVCPGLSWFVLVCPGLSWFVLVCPGLSCVSSGLPNSTGLEVIRIMAKVPCKEDVIFKNSSFRKAVSRYIRCYSQAVGWSILLFLIILGALGRLVKPCFDDHATFLQTRYWSNYLDMEQKLFDETCVLHAREFAQNCVVQFFEDMREDTIFRLPHPPIISKFLDGWEEEEEERLHGITKQEQMDQLLNKWFYSKPELDVTRIAHRPRTCVTWEDRDRKILYSDV
- the hells gene encoding lymphoid-specific helicase, encoding MSSVKAGSRSVSPHCPKPDEPEEPLGTTMETEAAKDVSVKCESVSSEVVITKEMEEEEKQLMEEGERKEKEMMEKARETWQKDSHNMRFKRLQHLLQKSNIYSKFLLTKMEQQQNEEKLRKEKLEKKNKKGTNKAEPEKEKKKRRRDEDYKISDIMSKEEIMSQAKKAKVEAADEGPVQKKLEAEDIEKMSDSNQDIKNRLSETVRDNAKHLLDPNRMVNGEPVPAQQPQLFTGGVMRWYQIEGIEWLRMLWENGINGILADEMGLGKTIQCIAHIAMMIEKKVMGPFLVVAPLSTLPNWINEFKRFTPEVSVVLYHGPQAERAQKLKQIRRPQGLLSMCPVVITSFEISMIDRKFLQRFHWKYLIVDEGHRIKNLNCRLVRELKVLPTDNKLLLTGTPLQNNLAELWSLLNFLLPEVFDDLESFESWFDINTLGEAESVVVAEREQNILSMLHQILTPFLLRRLKTDVTLEVPPKKEIIVYAPLTAKQELFYTAVVNKTITKTLGLEKTETPMELTMSGRPKRRGRKVVDYKETESDTPRGLEKYLESLYKEPEQRSMPVLDIKTKLDSQVTLKLQNILMVLKRCCNHPYLVEYPLDPVTQEFKIDEQLVQSSGKLLILDRLLPALKERGHKVLIFSQMTSILDILMDYCFLRGFQFSRLDGSMSYADRDENMSKFSQDPEVFLFLLSTRAGGLGINLTAADTVIIFDSDWNPQADLQAQDRCHRIGQTKPVLVYRLVTVNTIDEKILERASAKRKLEQMVIHKNKFKGGKAELNQSKSCIDLDELMDLLKAQGAEKQVKASKGKVISDKDLEALLDRSDLLEKGKSGVKKEKVGVFRVIDAEESSEISLT
- the calhm3 gene encoding calcium homeostasis modulator protein 3 isoform X2 — its product is MERLKLVLQYFQSNSESISNGICIILALVSVKLYTSFDFNCPCLPQYNKLYSLGVMIIPPIILFFLGILVNRHTGVMMDEWMRPTGNRSKNPAVVKYLFSAMMQRALLAPMVWILVTLLDGKIFICAFSVTVDPGLFSGLPNSTGLEVIRIMAKVPCKEDVIFKNSSFRKAVSRYIRCYSQAVGWSILLFLIILGALGRLVKPCFDDHATFLQTRYWSNYLDMEQKLFDETCVLHAREFAQNCVVQFFEDMREDTIFRLPHPPIISKFLDGWEEEEEERLHGITKQEQMDQLLNKWFYSKPELDVTRIAHRPRTCVTWEDRDRKILYSDV
- the LOC115055345 gene encoding calcium homeostasis modulator protein 2; its protein translation is MAAAALVTENFKFVSLFFKSKDVMIFNGLIALGTVAGQSAYTVFAFHCPCASGRNYCYGLAAIGVPALAFFLVGIMLNKRTWDLVSECRLRKCRKLSAATAFALLGSIVGRAVVAPLTWVVISLLHGQAYTCALSEFVDPSTLKNFPPGQGSEVMARLSCPGGVPEAVQSFWVEVERQLKYESQLIGWLLLAGSSVIIFLIMCLKRCSSPLGYLQEDYWSQYRHSENTLFERTAAVHTNFLAAQNVKSFFGFVALEKEEREQLDGLQSLRPINSTDWNRITGVYLYREKNGLPLYSRLNKWATYSLENNVEALEKEMDVLS